The following are encoded in a window of Gossypium raimondii isolate GPD5lz chromosome 13, ASM2569854v1, whole genome shotgun sequence genomic DNA:
- the LOC105783299 gene encoding histone H1, whose product MASAVASVAKKKTAGSKKSKSAPSHPPFLEMISDAIVSLKERTGSSQYAIAKFIEEKYKQLPANFRKVLLVQTKKFVASGKLVKVKASFKLPSASAAAKKPAAVAKKPAAAKPKSATTTAASKSKPKATKTASKPKAKAKVGTPVKAKAKVAAKPKATTTKAKAKPAAKPTKVAKTAKKSSPGKKVKVPAKKTVAVKKPKSVKSPAKKAAPKKAKK is encoded by the exons ATGGCTTCCGCCGTTGCTTCCGTTGCGAAGAAGAAAACTGCTGGCTCTAAGAAGTCTAAATCAGCTCCTTCACATCCTCCATTTCTTGAG ATGATTTCAGATGCAATCGTTTCGTTGAAAGAGAGGACAGGATCGAGCCAATATGCGATCGCGAAATTCATCGAAGAGAAGTATAAGCAATTACCGGCGAATTTCCGCAAAGTCTTACTTGTTCAGACGAAGAAGTTTGTTGCTTCTGGAAAGCTCGTCAAAGTGAAAGCCTCTTTTAAGCTGCCTTCGGCATCTGCCGCAGCTAAGAAACCGGCCGCCGTAGCTAAGAAGCCTGCCGCCGCGAAGCCTAAATCTGCAACTACCACTGCCGCCTCAAAGTCCAAGCCGAAGGCGACTAAAACCGCGTCGAAACCGAAAGCCAAAGCCAAAGTTGGAACGCCTGTGAAGGCAAAGGCTAAAGTTGCGGCGAAACCGAAGGCAACTACAACTAAGGCCAAAGCTAAACCAGCGGCTAAGCCAACTAAGGTAGCGAAGACGGCGAAGAAGAGTTCGCCAGGGAAGAAAGTAAAGGTTCCAGCAAAGAAGACAGTCGCTGTCAAGAAGCCGAAGAGTGTTAAATCTCCGGCTAAGAAAGCGGCGCCAAAGAAGGCAAAGAAGTGA